A genomic stretch from Chitinophaga lutea includes:
- the dapA gene encoding 4-hydroxy-tetrahydrodipicolinate synthase has translation MLQQQLRGTGVALVTPFTTQGAIDWTGLERLINHVIGGGVNYVVTLGTTGETPTLSSEEKLDLIKFTFEKVNKRVPVVVGIGDYNTADVVKRLDSCPLDEAAAILSVAPYYSKPTQEGIFQHYKAIAAASPKPVILYNVPSRTGRNMTAETTLRLAHEVKNIVAMKEASGDMVQCMQIIRDKPKDFLVISGDDAVAMPQLACGMDGVISVAANYFAKDFSGMVKASLEGNFEEARRLHYKMLEGFDLMFAENNPAGIKAFLHHAGIVDNTFRLPVVPVTVPLQAKIDAYLKNY, from the coding sequence ATGCTACAGCAACAACTGAGGGGAACCGGCGTAGCGCTGGTAACGCCCTTTACTACACAAGGAGCGATAGATTGGACAGGCCTCGAAAGGCTGATCAATCACGTGATCGGAGGCGGCGTAAATTATGTGGTGACACTGGGCACTACCGGTGAAACGCCCACACTGTCTTCCGAAGAAAAGCTGGACCTGATAAAATTTACGTTCGAGAAGGTGAATAAACGGGTTCCGGTGGTAGTAGGTATTGGCGATTACAATACCGCCGATGTTGTGAAGCGCCTCGACAGCTGTCCCCTCGACGAAGCCGCCGCCATCCTCAGTGTGGCGCCTTACTACAGCAAACCTACACAGGAAGGCATCTTCCAGCATTATAAGGCCATTGCCGCCGCTTCACCCAAACCGGTGATCCTCTACAATGTACCGTCCCGTACCGGCCGTAACATGACCGCCGAAACCACCCTGCGCCTGGCGCACGAGGTGAAGAACATCGTGGCCATGAAAGAAGCTTCCGGCGATATGGTACAGTGCATGCAGATCATCCGCGACAAACCGAAGGATTTCCTCGTGATCAGCGGAGACGACGCCGTGGCCATGCCCCAGCTCGCCTGCGGAATGGACGGGGTGATTTCCGTGGCCGCCAACTACTTTGCGAAAGACTTCTCCGGTATGGTGAAAGCCTCCCTGGAAGGAAACTTCGAAGAAGCCCGCCGCCTGCATTACAAAATGCTCGAAGGTTTCGACCTGATGTTCGCAGAGAACAACCCGGCCGGCATCAAGGCGTTCCTGCACCACGCCGGCATCGTCGACAACACTTTCCGCCTGCCGGTAGTGCCCGTAACAGTCCCTTTACAGGCTAAAATCGACGCTTACCTGAAGAATTACTAA
- a CDS encoding acetyl-CoA carboxylase carboxyltransferase subunit alpha, with product MQFLDFEKPIADLYEQLTKLKENGDKSGVDVSATVKEYEQKINDTKQQIYNNLTSWQKVQLSRHPERPYTLEYIERMTTSFVELHGDRNVKDDKAMVGGFADLDGETVMFIGQQKGVNTKMRQIRNFGMANPEGYRKALRLMKLAERFNKPIVTLIDTPGAYPGLEAEERGQGEAIARNLFEMVKLKVPVICVIIGEGASGGALGIGIGDRIFMLENSWYTVISPENCSTILWRSWNFKEKAAEELKLTSGYMSQFGLVDGVIKEPVGGAHSNHEEMADILKASLKKTLAELKQIDPETRITQRIEKFSNMGFFEER from the coding sequence AAAAACCAATTGCGGATCTGTACGAACAACTGACGAAGCTGAAAGAGAACGGCGACAAATCCGGTGTGGATGTGTCTGCTACCGTTAAGGAGTACGAACAGAAAATAAACGACACCAAACAACAGATCTATAACAATCTTACCAGCTGGCAGAAAGTGCAGCTGAGCCGGCATCCCGAGCGGCCGTACACGCTCGAATATATCGAAAGGATGACCACCAGTTTCGTGGAGCTGCACGGCGACCGGAATGTGAAGGACGATAAGGCGATGGTAGGCGGCTTTGCCGACCTCGACGGTGAAACGGTGATGTTCATCGGCCAGCAGAAAGGCGTGAACACGAAGATGCGCCAGATCCGCAACTTCGGTATGGCCAATCCCGAAGGGTACCGCAAGGCCCTCCGCCTCATGAAACTGGCGGAGCGGTTCAACAAACCCATCGTTACCCTCATCGACACGCCGGGCGCTTATCCCGGCCTCGAAGCAGAGGAGCGCGGGCAGGGCGAAGCCATCGCACGCAACCTCTTCGAAATGGTGAAACTGAAAGTACCCGTGATCTGCGTCATCATCGGAGAAGGCGCTTCCGGCGGCGCGCTGGGCATCGGCATCGGCGACCGCATCTTCATGCTCGAAAACAGCTGGTACACCGTGATCTCTCCCGAAAACTGCTCCACCATTCTCTGGCGCAGCTGGAACTTCAAGGAGAAAGCGGCCGAAGAACTGAAACTCACCTCCGGTTACATGAGCCAGTTCGGCCTTGTAGACGGTGTGATCAAAGAACCCGTCGGCGGCGCACATTCCAACCATGAAGAAATGGCAGACATCCTGAAAGCCTCGCTCAAAAAAACACTGGCCGAATTAAAGCAGATCGATCCGGAAACCCGCATCACTCAACGTATTGAGAAGTTTTCGAATATGGGCTTTTTTGAGGAGCGTTAA
- a CDS encoding ribonuclease Z — MFAVTILGNNSAIPTPDRHPTAQVISYNDQLMLVDCGEGTQMQLTKYKVRRSKIRHIFISHLHGDHYFGLIGLINSMSLLGRTEPLSLYAPPELEEILRLQLQCAATTLKFNLSFHALLPDKTGVLFREKDMEVSYFPTKHRIPCYGFSFSAQRRKRRVIPEQARAYDIPAAYYSQLQNGADYEQKSGQLVKNDWVTLPPAPGKRYVYCADSIYDEDLLPHLEGADLVYHEATYLHALVQRAQDRFHSTAVQAATLAQKAAAKRLLIGHFSSKYTELQPFLDESIPVFPNTELALEGTTYLIQ; from the coding sequence ATGTTCGCTGTAACGATATTAGGCAATAACTCCGCCATCCCCACGCCCGACCGGCATCCGACCGCACAGGTGATCTCGTATAACGATCAGCTGATGCTGGTGGATTGCGGTGAAGGCACACAAATGCAGCTGACGAAGTACAAAGTGCGGCGCAGCAAAATCCGCCACATCTTCATCAGCCACCTGCACGGCGATCATTACTTCGGCCTCATCGGCCTCATCAACAGCATGAGCCTGCTGGGCCGTACCGAGCCCCTCTCCCTCTACGCCCCGCCGGAGCTGGAGGAAATCCTGCGCCTGCAGCTGCAGTGCGCGGCCACCACCCTGAAGTTCAACCTCTCCTTCCACGCGCTGCTGCCCGATAAAACAGGCGTGCTCTTCCGCGAAAAAGACATGGAAGTGAGTTACTTCCCCACCAAACACCGCATCCCCTGCTACGGCTTTTCCTTTTCCGCGCAGCGCCGCAAACGCCGCGTGATACCAGAACAGGCACGGGCATACGATATTCCGGCGGCGTATTATTCGCAGTTGCAGAACGGCGCCGACTATGAACAGAAAAGCGGACAGCTCGTGAAAAACGACTGGGTAACCCTGCCCCCGGCCCCTGGCAAACGATATGTATACTGCGCAGACAGTATCTACGACGAAGACCTGCTGCCGCATCTCGAAGGCGCCGACCTGGTATACCACGAAGCCACCTACCTGCACGCGCTCGTACAGCGGGCGCAGGACCGTTTTCACAGCACGGCCGTGCAGGCCGCCACCCTGGCGCAGAAAGCAGCGGCCAAACGCCTGCTGATCGGGCATTTCTCCTCCAAATACACCGAGCTCCAGCCCTTCCTCGACGAAAGCATTCCCGTGTTCCCCAACACCGAGCTGGCCCTGGAAGGCACGACTTATCTTATCCAATAA